The genomic segment GGCGGCTCGGATACGATCCATTCCAATCGGGCAATCCATGCGGCGCTTCAGAACGGCCTGAAGGAGGCCGGTCTGCCGGAAGATGCCATCCAGATTGTGCCTGTGACCGACAGGGCGGCAGTAGGTGATATGCTGAAGGGGCTTGGCGGCAATCTCGATGTCATCGTCCCCCGGGGCGGCCGCAGTCTTGTCGAACGCGTTCAAACGGAAGCCCGCGTCCCGGTTTTTGCTCATCTTGAGGGGTTGGTGCACATATTCCTCGACAAAGAGGCCGACTTGTCCCAGTCGATCGACATTGTGGTCAACTCGAAGCTTCGCCGCACCGGCATTTGCGGTGCGCTTGAAACGCTGCTTGTCGATGAACAGGTCGCACACAGCCATATGCCTGCGATCGTGAAGGCTTTGCAGGACCGGAATTGCGAAATTCGTGGTTGTGATGTGGTCCGTGACATTTGTGAAAACGTCATTCCGGCAAGCGAACAGGACTGGTCCACCGAGTATCTGGACATGATTCTGTCGGTCAAGGTCGTGCCCGACCTTGATGCGGCGATGGACCATATCGCCACTTACGGATCGAACCATACGGATTGCATCCTGACGGAAGACGGCGATGCTGCGGCACGTTTCCAGGCCGAAGTGGATTCAGCAATTGTTCTGCACAACGCATCGACCCAGTTCGCCGACGGTGGCGAATTCGGCATGGGCGCGGAAATCGGTATCGCGACTGGGCGGATGCACGCGCGCGGCCCTGTCGGCGTCGAGCAGCTCACCAGTTTCAAATACAAGGTGCATGGGACAGGTCAGACGCGCCCATGAACCCCATCGCATTCGGGCAGGACATCGGCGGTGATTGGCTGAAACTTCCGCATGCCGAGCCCGGCAATCGTATCGGAATATTCGGAGGCTCGTTCAATCCTCCGCATTCCGGACACAAGCTTGTTGCGGAGACGGTTATAAAGCGTCTTGGTCTCGACCAGGTCTGGTGGTTCGTTACGCCCGGCAATCCGCTGAAAAGTCATGCGGATTTGGCGCCCCTTGAAATGCGGCTTCACATGACAAGCGCCGTTGCCGATCATCCGCGCATGAAAATTACGGCCTATGAGACAGTCCTTGGGACACCTTACACGGCGAAAACGATCATGGCGCTGAGAGCAAAGCGCCCGTCCTTGCGATTCGTTTGGGTCATGGGTGCTGACAATCTTGGCAGTTTTCATCGCTGGCAGGATTGGCGGACGATTGTCGGCTCCATACCGGTTGCCATTGTAGACAGACCCGGTGCGTCGCTTTCGGCCCTTTGGTCGCCAATGGCAAAAGCTTATGAAAAATATAGGCTTCCGGAAGAAGACGCAAAACTGCTGCCGGATATGAAGCCACCGATCTGGACATTTTTGCACACGGCGCTTGATCGAACGTCCTCAACGGATCTGCGAAATTTACGTGCTTGAATATTGACAAAATTAACGATGAAAAACCGTTGTCTTGAAAATGCCAAACGGGAAGCGGTATTATAGGGTCGGTCGCGAAGAGCGCGGCCGAGGTACGGTCAACCGGTCCTGCATCCAAAACGGGTGACGTATGAAGCCGAACTATCTGGTTCGTGACGACGTTGGTAGCGGGACGGCACAAACGGCGAAAGGCACTACACCTGACCATGACCTTTGAAAGTGGGCGGACAGAATTGTCCACTCCTCTGCAGGCTTCCGTAAGCGCTGATCTTGCGGCAGGTCTCCTCGATACGGTTCTGAGCAGTCTGGAAGACTCGAAAGCTGAGGACCTGGTAACTCTCGACATCACTGGCAAAAGTTCCCTTGCGGATCACATGGTAATTGTGTCCGGACGTTCCCACCGCCATGTGGGTGCAATTGCGGATCATTTGCTGAAGGATCTGAAAGCGGCCGGTGCCGGCAAGGCAACGGTTGAAGGTCAGAACACATGCGACTGGGTTCTGATCGATGCAGGTGATGTCATCGTACATATTTTCCGTCCTGAAGTTCGCGGATTCTACAATCTGGAAAAGATGTGGGCACCCGAAACGGACGATGCGCCGCAATACATAGGCTGAGCCGGAAAAGATCCTGCTTTCGAGGCGTATCTTGAAAGCAGGCTGATCTGAGAGAAGCCTGGTCCGCGCGGGCCACGATGCGGTAGTAAAGACCGGATGGACATCCGGCGGGGACCTTATGCGCTTCACACTCTCCTGTATCGGTAGGATGAAGGCCGGTGCGGACAAGGACTTGCTTGACCGGTATATCGACCGTGCTCGCAAGACAGGGCGCGCGCTTGGCGTTTCGGAAATTACCTTGAATGAAATGGCCGAGAGCCGTGCGCAGCGTGCCTCGGAGCGGAAAAATGAAGAAGCCGCGGCGCTGTTGAATTCTCTTTCGAACGGCGCAAAGCTCGTCACGCTCGACGAAAACGGTCGTCATCTGACAAGCAAAGACTTCAGCCGAAAACTGGAAAACTGGCGGAATGACAGTGTTCCGGAAATCGTATTCGCAATCGGCGGGGCGGATGGGCACGGTCAGGACGTGCTTTCCCGCGCCGATCTGAAACTGGCTCTGGGAGCCATGACCTGGCCGCATCAGATTGCCCGTATTCTACTCGCGGAGCAGATCTACAGGGCCATGACAATTCAATCGGGGCATCCATATCACAGGGCGTGAACGCGCCCGGGCAATGTTTGATGTCAAGCACGGACCATTTTGCCATGCAAACACCCACGCTTTTGACGGAGCGGTTCGCATTGCGGCCGATGACACTGGAGGACTGGCCGGACTATGCGGGCCTTATGCGGTCAGTGCGTGCAAGGTTTATGGGTGGCCCCATGTCCAGGGAGAAGGCCTGGGGCATGTTCTGTCATGACGCCGGCCAGTGGGCGTTGATGGGTCACGGCGCCTTGATGATCGAAGACCGTCAGACAGCCGAGTGTCTCGGTCAGGTCGGTCTCAATCACGGCCCGCTCTTCCCGGAACATGAACTTGGATGGTTTGTCTATGAGCGCGCCGAAGGCAAAGGTGTCGCCTATGAAGCGGCGGCGGTTATGCGCGACTGGGCATTCGAGCAACTGAGCCTGGTGACATTTGTAAGCTATATGGATGCCGGCAATATTCGCTCACGCCGCCTTGCTGAAAGGCTCGGTGGGGTGCTGGATGCGGACGCGGCGCGCCCTGATCCAGGGGATCAGGTTTACCGCTACACCCGCGCGTAAGAAGCTTGCAAATCCTCCAAAGCGGCGCGCAAATGTTTGTTCCACAGCCGTCAACATTAAATATTGTTAACCAGGCAAAAGGGCAAGAAAACACGATTTTGCCCGTATCTCGCCGTATTCCGCACTTAACCGGTATGAAAGCAGGAGTTTGTCGCGACAAAGCCACGTGAACGCGCTATTGCGATGGGTGGATTAACAATCCGGTTAACTGTGTAAACGCTTCGTTAACGCAGACTGTGTATCGCAGGAAGGGCAACCTTTGGGAGCTGACGAGAATTGAAACCGGATCGCATCAGGAAAGTGCGTCCTGGATTTTGGAAGTGGCGGAAAACAGGGCCTGTCCCGAGTTTTGTGGCGCTTGCCCTTATACTCGCTCCCGCCCCGTCTCTTTCAAGCGAAAGCCTCGATGAGCAGCCTGAGGCGCCGGTCGCTGAAACCTCCGAGATTGATGCGTTTCTGGAACGCAAGAAAGAGCGTGAGGAGGAATTGGCGGCGCTTTCCAGGGACATCGAGGTGTCGTCGGATCGCCAGGATGCCATTGCGCGCGAAATACGCGCACTGGATCGCGACCGGGAAACACTCAACGCGAAGATCATCAGTTCCTCGGATACCATCAAGGGTCTTGAAACTGAGCTGACTGATACGGAACGCCGGTTGATGAGCCTTGGCGAAAACGAGGATGCCGTTCGGCTCTCTCTGATTGCCCGCCGGGACATTCTGGCCGAAGTGCTTGCTGCGCTTCAGCGAATCGGAAAACGGCCGCCTCCAGCTCTTGCAGTGCGCCCAAGTGACGCCTTGTCAGCCGTGCGAAGCGCGATACTTCTTAATGCGGTGATGCCGGAACTGAAGGTCGAAACCGAGGCGCTCGCGGCAGATCTGGAAGAATTACAGCGGCTTAAGTCGGTTATTGCCGAGGAGAAAAACCGTCTTCGCGGCGACGCAATGCGATTGGCTGAGGAAAAGTCGCGGCTGGAACTTCTTTTAAGCGCCAAAAGACAGGAACATCTGCAATCAGTCCAGGTGCTTGAAGAGGAGAAAAAACGCGCGGCTGAGTTGGCGGAACAGGCAGGTTCTCTGCAGGAGTTGATCGCAAATCTCGAAGCGGAAATCGAGAGCGCACAGGTCGCAGCAGAAAAATCCAGGCAGGCTGCGCTGAATGCAAAACGCGACGCCTCGCGCAATGTTGATCCCTTTGCAGACCCCGGAAGGCTTGCTCCGGAGATATCGTTTGACGAAGCTAAGGGCAGGTTGCCGCAGCCGGTTGCAGGAACGTTACTGAAGGATTTCGGTCAGGAAGATGAATTCGGTGGTTTGACGGAAGGTCAATCTATCGCCACAAGGCCGGGGTCTAATGTGACTTCCCCAGCAGATGGCTGGGTAGTTTATTCCGGGCCGTTCCGTTCGTTCGGGCAGCTCTTGATCCTGAATACCGGCGACGGCTACCATGTGCTCCTCGCCGGCATGGATCGGATAGACGCGGAATTGGGGCAGTTTGTTCTTACCGGGGAACCGGTTGGCGTAATGGGCGCTACCCAGTGGGCAAGCGCCTCGACGTTCGGCTTGGGCTCGACCCAGCCGATCCTATATGTTGAATTTCGGAAGGACGGCCGTGCGATCGATCCCACGCCCTGGTGGGAACGCACAGAAGAAGAAAAGGCTCGCGGATGATACGGAAAGCTTCCTTGCTGCTGGTGGGTGCCCTTGTTGGGGCTGCGGCAGTTACGACAATGTCCCAGATGCCGCTCAAGGTATCAGCAACAGCGAATGCCGCTGCAACCGACACCTATCGGCAACTCAACCTGTTTGGCGACGTATTCGAGCGGGTTCGGTCCGATTATGTGGAAGTTCCGGACGATGCGCAGCTGATCGAAAGCGCCATCAACGGCATGCTGACCTCGCTGGATCCGCATTCCAGCTACATGTCACCGAAAAGCTTCCGTGACATGCAGGTGCAGACGCGCGGCGAATTTGGCGGACTTGGCATCGAAGTCACGATGGAAGAAGGTCTCGTAAAGGTCGTGTCGCCCATCGATGAAACACCCGCCGCAAAGGCCGGTGTCCTCGCGGGCGATCTGATCACTTACATCGATGGCGAGCAGGTCCAGGGCCTGACCCTCAATGAAGCCGTTGAGAAAATGCGTGGTCCCGTCAACACGGATATCATCGTCACGATCCGCCGCGAGGGACGTACTGAGCCGTTCGACATCACGATCACGCGCGACATTATCCGCATCCGGTCCGTGCGCTGGCGCGAGGAAGAAGATGTCGGGTACGTGCGGGTGACACAGTTCAACGAGCAGACCTATGATGGCCTGAAAAAGGGCATCGAGGAGACAACAGCCAAGATCGGTGAAGACAAGCTGAAAGGCTATGTCATCGATCTGCGCAACAACCCGGGCGGTCTTCTGGATCAGGCGATCGCAGTGTCGGATGCGTTCCTCGATAGGGGAGAAATCGTTTCGACGCGTGGCCGCGAAGCTGATGAAACGCAGCGCTACAATGCACGTTCGGGCGACCTGACCAATGGCAAGCCGGTGATCATTCTTGTGAACGGCGGATCCGCGTCAGCGTCCGAAATTGTTGCTGGCGCGCTTCAGGATCACCGCAGGGCAACGATCCTCGGCACACGGTCCTTCGGCAAAGGCTCTGTTCAGACAATTATCCCGCTCGGTGCAAACGGTGCGATACGTCTCACAACGGCGCGGTACTACACACCGTCTGGCACCTCCATCCAGGCAAAGGGCATCGTGCCGGACATCGAGTCCCTGCAAGAACTCCCTGAAGAGTTGGTTGGCCGTGTGGAAACACGGGGTGAAGCCGGTCTGCGCGGCCATCTGGAAGCCGACGGTGAAGAACAGTCAGGCAGCCAGGCCTATGTCCCGCCGGATCCCGAAGACGACACGCAGCTGAACCTTGCTCTTGATCTCCTGCGCGGAGAAAAGGTAGACAGCGCATTCCCGCCAGTGCCCGATAGCGCTGCGGTCAAAAACTAACACTTTTCCTGCGCGCCGGTCTCCGGCGCGCAGAGCCTCCGTTCTCGTTCTGCGTATCCTTAAATCAAGAATGCGTCCGGCGCCCTGCCGGAACAAAGGCTCAGGACGATATGTCGAGCGAAGATCTCACAGCTCCCTTAGGGATGGGCAAGCGGCGGCTGGTCAGGCTGCCGTTTGGTCTCATCGGTGTCGGACTATTAAGCGTTTTTGTTACCACGACGCTTATCTGGGTGGCGGTTGTCGACGATCCCCTGGGCGGCGAACCAGTCGCAGTCATTCCGCTTGACGCCACCGTGGAAGGCGTGACGTCCCAGGACATCGAGGTTGTCGAAATCCGACCGGGTCTGACCGGAGATCTCGGACCGAACTTGAGACCGGGCTCCAATCAGGATCTTCTCGGGCCGCGCTATGAAATGGTTGAAAGGCCGGACGGAAAGGGCACGGACAGCCCGGTCCAAGGGTTGTCGCCAACACCGGATACACGGGTGAGCGAACGCTCGGACTATGGCTTCCTGCCCAAGATCAGCGACGCCGGCGTCCGTCCGCTGGATGCTTATTCCCGGCCCGTGGTGCGCGAGTTTACATCGATCCCGAAGATTGCCGTTGTGCTCAACGGCATGGGATTGAGCGAAACCGGAACGCAGCATGCGATCGACCGGCTGCCCGCCGACGTCACGCTTGCGCTGGCACCTTATGGCGACGATCTTGATCTTTGGATGCAACAGGCACGGTCCAAAGGTCATGAATTGCTTCTGCAACTGCCGCTCGAACCCTTCGATTTTCCGGACAATGACCCCGGACCCCACACGCTTCTGGTGAGCCTTCAACCGAGTGAAATGCTGGACCGGCTTGCGTTTTTGCTGACGCGGGTGACCAATTATGTGGGCACGATACCGGACATGGGTTCCCGGTTCACATCCACCAAACCTTCCATGCAATATCTGCTGGAAAAACTGAAGTCGCGTGGATTGATGTTCGTTGACAACGGGACGTCGTCGCGCAGTCTTTCGGCCGAAACGGCCGCTGGTCTCAGGATGCCCTTTGCGGGTGTGGATGTTGTTCTCGATGAAGTCCCGCGAGAAGACAATATCGATGCAAAACTGCTGCAGCTTGAAAGCATCGCACGATCCAGAGGCGTCGCCGTCGCGGCGGGCTCGGCTTTGCCCGTTACCGTTCGACAACTGGAAAAATGGGTGAAGGATCTGGAACAGCGCGGATTGCAGCTCGTGCCGGTCAGTGCGACGATTGACAGATAGGCCTTCGCTTCCAGGGGGCATTTTCAGATAGGTGAGTTCAGTGAAAAAGCGTGCGCTCGGGCCTGGGTTTCCAGAACCATCCGATGGCCTGCCATACCGTCCCTGTGTTGGCATAATGGTAATCAACAAGGACGGCATGGTCTGGATTGGCAGCCGCGACGATGGCGGCAGTTCTTCCAACTACGAGTTCGCCTGGCAAATGCCGCAAGGTGGGATCGACAAGGGGGAAAACCCGGAAAACGCGGCGCGGCGGGAGCTTTACGAAGAAACATCGATCAGGTCCGTGTCGCTTTTGGAAGAAGCGCCGGAATGGTTCGCTTATGACTATCCGGAAGAGGTCATCCGCTCTTCCCGGCGCGGCAAGCATCGCGGACAGGCACAGAAGTGGGTCGCCTATCGTTTTGATGGGTCGGATGACGAAATCAATATCCTGGAGCCGCCCGACGGACATTCGGCGGAATTCAGCGCATGGCGCTGGGAACATGCCGAAAAGTTGCCAGGCCTGATCGTGCCTTTCAAAAGGCCTGTTTATGAACGCGTTGTGGCAGCCTTCTCGCACCTGACGGCGTGATCGCCCAACAACGCCATCCTCAAAGCGTCAGCATTTGAAGTCCCGTTGTCGTTTTTCAAACAGACAAGGCGTAATTGGACAGCTAGCATCCGGTCCAAATTGACCGAAGGTGTTGAGATCGGAGACCGGTTTCTTCCCGAGGTCACTCAGCGGATCATTGCCGGTGCGCGCTGTTGAGAGAGCGTGTTTCGGACGTTTAGGAGGAACGCCAATGTCTTTCGGCAAGGGGCTTTCGCGAAAGCCGTCCCAGCCAAAAGGGCGTCAGTTGGAAGATGCGGCCCATAGCGAAGTACAGGCGCTTTTGGGTGACGAACCGCGCCGGCGCGACTTGCTTATTGAGCATCTGCATAAGATCCAGGACGCCTACGGGTGTCTGGAGGCGAGGCATTTGAAAGCACTGTCGGTCGAAATGCGCATGGCGCAGGCCGAAGTCTATGAGGTCGCCAGCTTTTATCACCACTTTGACATTGTCCGCGAAGACGAAACCAGACCGGCACCTCTGACCATTCGGGTCTGCGACAGCGTTGCCTGTTCGATCAAAGGGGCCGACGCGCTGGCAGAAGCTCTTGAAAGCGGTGTCGATCCTGCAAAGGTCCGAATTCAGAAAGTGCCCTGTATCGGGCGGTGCGCCGGCGCTCCTGCTGCCCAGGTTGGCAAGCGCGCGGTTGACAACGCCAGCGAAATGTCCGTCCGGGCCTTGCTTTTCGAGGGTCAGAACGCGGCGGAGATCCCTGATCATATCAAACTTGATCAGTATCGCGCAGACGGTGGATACAAACTGCTGGAGAGAGTGCGGTCTGGCGAATTCGATGCAGCCGCAATTGCGGACATGGCTCTTAAAGCGGGCTTGCGTGGCCTCGGCGGAGCAGGTTTTCCGACGGGCACGAAGTGGAAGATCGTGAATGATCTGCCGGGACCGAAATACCTGACGATCAATGGCGACGAAGGTGAACCTGGAACGTTCAAGGACCGCTACCATCTTGAGCGTGATCCGCATCGTCTTCTGGAAGGAGCCCTGATCGCGGCCCATGCGATTTCCGCCGAGCGCGTCTACCTTTACATGCGCGACGAATATCCGGCGGTGCTTCAGATCCTGGCGACCGAAATCGCCGCATTGCGCACCGCAGGCATCATTACGACGATCGACATCGAAGTGCGCCGCGGCGCTGGCGCATACATTTGCGGTGAAGAAAGTGCCATGATCGAGTCGATCGAAGGCAAGCGCGGATTGCCGCGCCATCGGCCGCCCTTCATCGCGCAGGTCGGCCTGTTCGGGCGTCCGACCCTCAATCACAATGTCGAGACACTGTTCTGGATCCGCGACATCGTCGAGAAAGGCCCGGAATGGTTCGCATCCCAGGGCCGGCGCGATCACAAGGGTTTCCGGTCCTTCTCCGTCTCCGGGCGCGTGCGGGAGCCGGGCGTTAAGCTCGCCCCAGCAGGCATCACGATGAACGAACTCCTGGAAGAGTATTGCGGCGGGATGGAAGACGGCCACGTTTTCAAGGGTTATCTTCCCGGCGGCGCTTCGGGTGGCATTCTGCCGGCCAGACTGGCGGACGAGCCCCTCGACTTCGGCACGCTCGACAAGCACGGCTGCTTCATCGGCAGCCATGCGATCGTCGTTTTTTCCGATCAGGATGACATGCGAGACGTGGCGCTTAACCTGATGCGGTTTTTCAAGCACGAAAGCTGCGGCCAGTGCACGCCCTGCCGGTCCGGTACAGAAAAGATGGAACATCTGCTGGCAGACGGTGACTGGGACGAGGCCAAGATCGCGGATCTCGACGAAGTCATGCGCTCCGCCTCCATTTGTGGCCTCGGCCAGGCGGCGAGCAATCCCGTAGCGTCTGTGCTCAAGTTTTTCCCGGAGGAATTCGAAAGATGAGCCAAGTCACTTTCTCCCTCGATGGCAAGGACGTTACCGCCCAGGAAGGGGAAACCATCTGGCAGGTGGCAAAACGCGAAGGCGTTGCGATCCCGCATCTGTGCCACAAGGATGCTCCCGGATACCGCTCAGACGGCAATTGCCGAGCCTGCATGGTCGATATCGACGGCGAGCGAACACTGGCGGCCTCATGCATTCGCATGCCGTCGGAGGGCATGGTCGTCAAGACGGAAACGGAACGCGCCTCCAAGGCTCGCGAAATGGTGTTCGAGCTGCTGGCGGCCGATCAGCCAAGCCGCGAGGCGCACCCCGATCCGGAGAGTGATTTCTGGAAATGGTCGGACGCGATTGGCGTCACGGAGAGCCGGTTCGCGCCTTGTGAGAAGCCGGCGCAGGACGTGTCTCACCCGGCAATAGCGGTTAACCTTGACGCCTGCATCGCGTGTAATCTGTGTGAGCGGGCATGCCGTGAGGTTCAGGTAAATGACGTGATCGGCATGGCGGACCGCGGGTCCCACACCATGCCCGTTTTCGATCTGGCCGATCCGATGGGTATTTCCACCTGCGTCGCCTGCGGCGAGTGCGTGTCCGCATGTCCCACCGGCGCACTGATGGAAAAGAGCCTCCTGGATGAGGCTGGTAAAGTCCGCGAGGTCTTTACCGAGGAGACAGTGGACAGCGTCTGTCCGTTCTGCGGTGTCGGATGTCTCACTTCCGTTTCCGTCAAAGACGGCAAGATCGTGAAGGTAGACGGCCGGGACGGCCCGGCTAACGAAAACCGGCTGTGCGTCAAGGGACGTTTCGGGTTTGACTATGTGTCCAATCCCGAGCGTCTCACCAAGCCATTGATCCGGCGGGACGATGCGCCCAAGCGTGGCGATATCTCCATGACGCTGGAGAACCATCTGGACTATTTCCGCGAGGCAACCTGGGACGAAGCGCTCGATAGGGCCGCTGGTGGCCTGAAAGCGGCATTCAATGCCAAAGGCGGTGCCGGTGTCGCAGGTTTCGGATCGGCCAAGGGGTCCAACGAAGAGGCCTATCTCTTTCAGAAGCTGATCCGCCAGGGTTTTCAGACAAACAATGTCGATCACTGCACACGGCTTTGCCATGCCTCGTCCGTTGCGGCCCTTATCGAAGGTATCGGATCGGGTGCCGTAACGGCGCCTTTCAACGCTGCCGAAGACACGGACTGCATGATCGTTATCGGCGCGCGGCCGGCGCAGAACCATCCGGTTGCTGCGACTTATATCAAGCAGGCTGCGAAAAAAGGCACAAAACTGATCGTCATGGATCCACGCGGCCAGGATCTGATGCGGCATGCCGATTACGGCTTGAAGTTCAAGCCCGGTACCGACGTCGCGATGCTCAACGCGATCCTCAATGTCATTGTGACCGAGGGCCTTTACGACAGCCAATATATCGCTGCACATGTCGACGGGTTCGAAGCACTTGCCGAAAAGATCCGCGAGTTCACGCCGGAGGCGATGGAACCGGTTTGTGGTATCGATGCGCAGACCTTGCGTGAAGTCGCACGCCTTTATGCAAAAAGTCCGAGGTCGATCATTTTCTGGGGCATGGGCGTGTCCCAGCATGTGCACGGAACCGATAATGTCCGCTGCCTGATCGCAATGGCGCTGACGACCGGTCAGATTGGGCGGCCTGGGACAGGTCTTCATCCGCTCCGTGGACAAAACAATGTGCAGGGCGCTTCCGATGCCGGTCTCATCCCGATGTTCTATCCGGACTATCGGTCTGTCGGAAACGAGGATATCCGCGCCGGTTACGAAGATGCCTGGGGACGGACACTTGACCCGGTTCGGGGTCTGACCGTCGTGGAGATCATGGACGACATTCTCGCTGGTGGTATCGAGGCCATGTTTGTACAAGGCGAGAACCCGGCCATGTCGGATCCGGATCAGAACCACGCACGCAAGGCGCTGTCGACTCTCAAGCATCTTGTCGTTCAGGACATTTTCCTGACGGAAACGGCGTGGCATGCGGATGTCATTCTGCCGGCTTCGGCCCACGCGGAAAAACTAGGGACTTACACCAACACCAATCGTCAGGTGCAGATCGGGCGGCCCTGTGTCCCGATGCCCGGTGAGGCGCGAGCTGACTGGCAGATCCTGATCGATATTGCCAATCGCCTCGATTTGGGCTGGTCCTATGACGGTGTTCCCGCGATCTACGAGGAAATGCGGTCGCATATGGGTTCGCTTAACAACATTTCCTGGGACCGGCTTGAACGGGACGGCACGGTAACGTATCCGGCGGACGCACCGGATGAGCCGGGTAACGAAATTCTCTTTGGTTCTTCCTTCCCGACGGCAGACGGACGCGGAAAGATCGTTCCAACGGATCTTGTTCCTCCCAGTGAGTTGCCGGATGAGGATTTCCCGCTGGTTCTGACGACGGGCCGCTTGCTGGAGCATTGGCACACTGGTGCGATGACGCGCCGGGCCACCGTTCTGGATGCGATCGAGCCTGAACCTGCTGTTTCCATGAACCCGCGCGATATCAAGATGTCGGGACTGGAGATCGGTCAGCAGGTCACCGTCGAGACACGGCGCGGAGCCATAACGCTGACGTTACGCGCCGATCGGGATGTCTCTTCGGGCATGCTCTTTATCCCGTTCTGCTTCTTCGAAGCACCGGCCAACTTCCTTACGAACCCACAGCTTGATCCCTTCGGAAAAATTCCGGAATTCAAGTTCTGCGCTGCGCGGATCGGCCCGGCGGAACATCAAGTCGCTGCCGAGTGACAGGCAGTTGCAAGTCATGAAATGGGGCGGTCCTTGGGGCCGCCCTTTCGCACTCCGTTTGACAGCAATGATCAAGCATGAGCCTCGTTTCAACCCCGACGTAGAGTTTGGAAGTCCGCAATTCGGTTGTCGATTTGAGGGCGGTGTTCACTCAGGCTAACCGAGCTCGATCGTCTTTTGCGGTAAGCAAGTCAGGGTCCGGACGATGTGTATGGTTGGTCGATTAGTCTTGTGTTGTTAACCACGCCCCAAGGTTCTTCTGAACGAACTCGGACATGGAAATTGGCGCCCGCCCGGTCAGTCTCAAGACGCTGCCTGTAACACGATCCTCGGAACCAGCAGCGATTGCGTCATCCATGGAAGCCAGTGTCGCTGCGTAGTCATCAGGCAGTCCGTTTTTGCGATGGCGTTCTGCCAGTTCGTCAACGGTAAGACAGTGATGGACGATCTCGCGTCCCAAATGCTGACTTAGGATTTGTGCGACGTCGTCATACGAAACAGCCTCTGGTCCGGTGAGAATGTAGTCCGTGTTTTTGACTTTTGGCGCGGTGAGCATG from the Roseibium sp. HPY-6 genome contains:
- a CDS encoding divergent polysaccharide deacetylase family protein, which encodes MSSEDLTAPLGMGKRRLVRLPFGLIGVGLLSVFVTTTLIWVAVVDDPLGGEPVAVIPLDATVEGVTSQDIEVVEIRPGLTGDLGPNLRPGSNQDLLGPRYEMVERPDGKGTDSPVQGLSPTPDTRVSERSDYGFLPKISDAGVRPLDAYSRPVVREFTSIPKIAVVLNGMGLSETGTQHAIDRLPADVTLALAPYGDDLDLWMQQARSKGHELLLQLPLEPFDFPDNDPGPHTLLVSLQPSEMLDRLAFLLTRVTNYVGTIPDMGSRFTSTKPSMQYLLEKLKSRGLMFVDNGTSSRSLSAETAAGLRMPFAGVDVVLDEVPREDNIDAKLLQLESIARSRGVAVAAGSALPVTVRQLEKWVKDLEQRGLQLVPVSATIDR
- a CDS encoding RNA pyrophosphohydrolase, whose amino-acid sequence is MKKRALGPGFPEPSDGLPYRPCVGIMVINKDGMVWIGSRDDGGSSSNYEFAWQMPQGGIDKGENPENAARRELYEETSIRSVSLLEEAPEWFAYDYPEEVIRSSRRGKHRGQAQKWVAYRFDGSDDEINILEPPDGHSAEFSAWRWEHAEKLPGLIVPFKRPVYERVVAAFSHLTA
- a CDS encoding NAD(P)H-dependent oxidoreductase subunit E, whose amino-acid sequence is MSFGKGLSRKPSQPKGRQLEDAAHSEVQALLGDEPRRRDLLIEHLHKIQDAYGCLEARHLKALSVEMRMAQAEVYEVASFYHHFDIVREDETRPAPLTIRVCDSVACSIKGADALAEALESGVDPAKVRIQKVPCIGRCAGAPAAQVGKRAVDNASEMSVRALLFEGQNAAEIPDHIKLDQYRADGGYKLLERVRSGEFDAAAIADMALKAGLRGLGGAGFPTGTKWKIVNDLPGPKYLTINGDEGEPGTFKDRYHLERDPHRLLEGALIAAHAISAERVYLYMRDEYPAVLQILATEIAALRTAGIITTIDIEVRRGAGAYICGEESAMIESIEGKRGLPRHRPPFIAQVGLFGRPTLNHNVETLFWIRDIVEKGPEWFASQGRRDHKGFRSFSVSGRVREPGVKLAPAGITMNELLEEYCGGMEDGHVFKGYLPGGASGGILPARLADEPLDFGTLDKHGCFIGSHAIVVFSDQDDMRDVALNLMRFFKHESCGQCTPCRSGTEKMEHLLADGDWDEAKIADLDEVMRSASICGLGQAASNPVASVLKFFPEEFER
- the fdhF gene encoding formate dehydrogenase subunit alpha, which gives rise to MSQVTFSLDGKDVTAQEGETIWQVAKREGVAIPHLCHKDAPGYRSDGNCRACMVDIDGERTLAASCIRMPSEGMVVKTETERASKAREMVFELLAADQPSREAHPDPESDFWKWSDAIGVTESRFAPCEKPAQDVSHPAIAVNLDACIACNLCERACREVQVNDVIGMADRGSHTMPVFDLADPMGISTCVACGECVSACPTGALMEKSLLDEAGKVREVFTEETVDSVCPFCGVGCLTSVSVKDGKIVKVDGRDGPANENRLCVKGRFGFDYVSNPERLTKPLIRRDDAPKRGDISMTLENHLDYFREATWDEALDRAAGGLKAAFNAKGGAGVAGFGSAKGSNEEAYLFQKLIRQGFQTNNVDHCTRLCHASSVAALIEGIGSGAVTAPFNAAEDTDCMIVIGARPAQNHPVAATYIKQAAKKGTKLIVMDPRGQDLMRHADYGLKFKPGTDVAMLNAILNVIVTEGLYDSQYIAAHVDGFEALAEKIREFTPEAMEPVCGIDAQTLREVARLYAKSPRSIIFWGMGVSQHVHGTDNVRCLIAMALTTGQIGRPGTGLHPLRGQNNVQGASDAGLIPMFYPDYRSVGNEDIRAGYEDAWGRTLDPVRGLTVVEIMDDILAGGIEAMFVQGENPAMSDPDQNHARKALSTLKHLVVQDIFLTETAWHADVILPASAHAEKLGTYTNTNRQVQIGRPCVPMPGEARADWQILIDIANRLDLGWSYDGVPAIYEEMRSHMGSLNNISWDRLERDGTVTYPADAPDEPGNEILFGSSFPTADGRGKIVPTDLVPPSELPDEDFPLVLTTGRLLEHWHTGAMTRRATVLDAIEPEPAVSMNPRDIKMSGLEIGQQVTVETRRGAITLTLRADRDVSSGMLFIPFCFFEAPANFLTNPQLDPFGKIPEFKFCAARIGPAEHQVAAE